TAACACCTGTCCAGTTTCCAACATATTCATAAGAACCCGTAAGCTTGTTGAATAAGGAAGTTTTTCCAGTGTTTGGGTTGCCGGCTAATGCAACTGTGATCATATGCTTTCCACTCGAATCATCTTAGCTTCACGACGGCGAATTCCTATTAATTGTCCTTTTGCTTCTATCGCAATCGGACCTCCCAACGGTAAAATACGTTTAATCATAATGACAGATCCTTGCATAATTCCTAAATCTAATAAACGACGTTGAACTAGTTCATTCATCTGATCTGTATTTGTAATACGAACTCTTTCACCTTTGTGTATTTCTGTTAATAGCATTCCATTCACCTCTATAGGATTGACACTAATTTTCAATTTTACTTTACAAGTATATGAGAATGATAATCACATGTAAACATAAATAATAAAGGATCGTAAATGATGTATAGAAGGTGTAATTGTTGCCATCCATCAACTGTATTTTTTCCGAATTTTTGTGTATATTAAATGTACTTTAACAAGAGCAAATGAATGGCTCGTTGGAAAATATTCTACAAGCAGGAGGCAATGTATGAAAATCCTATTAGCGGAGGACGACCATCGTTTAGGTAAGTTACTCGAACATATGTTAAAAAGAAAAGAAGGATATAACGTGGAATGGTATACAAATGGAAGAGATGCGTTTGAATATGCCAGAGATTCTCATTATGATGTATTAATTTTAGATTGGATGTTGCCAGAATTAGATGGGATTTCGGTTTGCCAAAAGTTAAGGCAAAATGGTTATACAGGTGCGATCCTAATTTTAACTGCAAAAGACAATGTAATGGATCGGGTCAAGGGTCTCGATTCGGGTGCGGATGATTATTTAACAAAGCCATTTGAATTTGAAGAGCTTTTTGCAAGAATACGTGTTCTTTCTCGAAGAAACTATGCTCCTTTACAAGAGGACGTGGTCATTTTTGGAAATCTTACTATGGATCGTATAAAACATACTTTACATCGTAATGGAGTTGAAATATCTTTAACTCCAAAAGAGTTCCAATTACTGGACTTATTAATTCGTAATAAAGGGAAGGTTCTAACCCGTGAAGTAATTCTCGATAGAATTTGGGGTTATAACGCAGAGGTAACAAGCAATTCAGTAGATGCCTATATTAGACTGCTTCGAAAAAAGGTGGACGAAGAAGGAAAAAAAACAATCATTTGCAATATTAGAGGAGTAGGATATTCGTTTGAAACATAATGTAAACGTATTTTCTACAACGAAAAAAAATTTATCCCAATATAACAGTAGAATGCTAATTGTATTCTTGTTACTTTTTAATATTGTAATAAGCGTATTTCTGTTTATCAACATGTACAATGAACAAAAAGTAACGATGATTGATATAGCTAAACAAGAGATAAAAGAGTTGCAAACAGATGGAGAAGAATTATCAAATGATCAAAATCATACTACCGGAACAGAATCTACTAATAATAATACACAAGGTGTTTTATTAACTTATTTTCTAAAATCAAATAATGAACTACTAATTATTGATGAGTTTTCACCCCAAATGAGAACGGTCCTGTTAAAAATAGTAGAAAATTGGAAGCCAGTTGAAATGGAAGTTAAATATCAAGAGGTGGAAATATCCAAAGAGGACTCTGTCTATTTACTCATCGTTTCACAAAATGTTTATGAACATGATAAGCTAAAAGGAACTATTTATATTGGAAAAGATATTACTTTTTTAAGAAATATGTTTATCCACTTTTTATTTATCCTTCTTGGAATTTCACTGATCTTTTTTGTCATTGCCCTGGTAGTTGGACGAGTCATGACAAAACGGGCGATGGATCCGATTATAAAAACATATCATCTACAATCGGAGTTCATAGCAGATGCTTCCCATGAGTTACGGACTCCATTAAGTGTTGTAAAATCTGGTTTAGATGTTATTGAATATGAAGAGGGAAACAAGTTTTCCGCTTTTTCTAAAAGTATTTTATCTGATTTAAAGGAAGAGATTAGAAGTACTACACAACTAGTTAGTAATTTATTATTTTTAATCCGTTCAGATTCAGGGGAACAATCGTCGTTTGTTGAGCATTTTGATTTGCAAGAGTTAATGCAACAAATTTTAAGGTCATTCCATCATTTGTCAGAAACGAAGAAGATAAAGTTAGATTTACAAACTCTAACCCCACTCGGACTATTGACAGATAGGGAAAAATTAAAGCAATTGCTGTATATCTTAATGGATAATGCAATGAAATACACGCCTAGCAATGGAAAGATAAGTATCTACTATGAACTTAAGTCTGATCAACAAAGCGAGATGCTGTATATTGTTGTTAGTGACAATGGTATTGGCATTCCTATAGAACAACAAGAGCGGATATTTGACCGTTTTTACCGGGTGGATAAAAGTCGTTCACGTCAAAGTGGAAGTTCAGGTCTTGGATTACCAATTGGTAAATCTATTGTAGAATCATTAAACGGTACTATAGAGGTTTCTAGCTCATTGGATAAAGGAAGCGAGTTTACAATAATGATTCCACTATCGAAAAATCAAAATTAGTAGTTGAAACAATTTCATAATTCAAAGTTAGAGCATTAAACAAGTACAATATTAAAGTAATATGTGAGAATATTTATAATATGCTCTTCATAAATCAGCATGATTCCGCTATCGGCGGACGCTTTCTGCGGGAGGATCGATGAGCCATCACCGCCTGCCGCTCCAATCAATAATATTAACATTGTTCGTGTTTTAATAAATAAATGCTATTAATGAAATTAACTCAGTTAATAATTATTCTGAAGAATATTTTCTTAGTAATACCGAATTTTTCATTTAATTTTCATTTTTGTTTTTTATAGTTGTCTTATAGGGATGGCATTAAAAAATGAGGAGGATTAATAAATGGGACAGTATAGAAACAAGCAAGATACTAATAGCAAAAGCTCATCTATCACTGAGGAAATGCTGAAATCGCAATCAGCTGGTAGAAACATGTTAAATAAAGTTCCGGTAATCATCACAATCTATTTCTGGATTATTAAAATTATGGCAACAACCGTGGGGGAGACGGCAGCAGACTTTTTGAACGATAAGTTTAACTTAGGTCTAACTATCACCACCCTTATAATGGGAGCACTTTTACTCATCACTTTGGCATTTCAGTTCAAAGCTACTAAGTACGTACCGAGTTTATATTGGTTAACGGTTGTATTAATCAGTGTGGTAGGTACGCTAGGTTCCGATAATTTAGTTGATAATTTAGGAGTGCCGCTGGTGACAACCACCATCATTTTCAGTATTGCGGTTCTGATCAGCTTTGCTTTTTGGTATGCGAGTGAGAAGACATTATCCATACACTCTATCCATTCGACTAAGCGAGAAGTCTTTTACTGGGTTGCTATCTTGTTCACCTTTGCTTTAGGTACAGCTGCCGGTGACCTTATAGCAGAGGGGCTTAACATTGGTTACTTGAATTCAGCTATTATGTTCGCTGTTTTGATAGGTTTAGTAGTTATTGCTTATTATCGTTTTAAAATGAATGCAGTGTTGGCCTTCTGGATTGCTTACGTTTTAACACGACCATTCGGAGCTTCTCTTGGAGACTATTTGTCACAATCTCACCATGCAGGTGGTCTTGGACTGGGTACGATGGGTACTAGTCTAATCTTTCTCATTACAATTTTGGGATTAGTTATCTACTTAACAAAGACAAAAATAGATAATCCGGTTCAAACAGAAGGGTAATTTGAAAAGTTGATGATGGCTACCAAAAGTCAAATGCTAGTTCAAACCGGTTGACTATAAGCTAATAGTAATAAAACGAAAGAAATTCCATTTGTTCCTTCATAACAAATGGAATTTCTTTAATATAAAGTTACAATTTCTAAATCTTGATCCTTTAAGTATTCAATTATCTTAGGCAGCACGTCTACAACTATTTGAGATTCATGAAGGAGGATAATAGATCCAGATGATTTAGTTACTTGTATATACTTAAAGATTTCATCAGCATCTTGGTTTTTCCAATCTTCTGTATCCGCATTCCAAAGTACTATCTTGTTATGGGATTCTTTCATTAGCTCAATTGTTAATTCGTTTTTAGAGCCATAAGGTGGTCTAAAAAGGGTCACTTCTTCATGAGTAATTTCTTCTATTAATTGATTAGTTTGCATAAGTTCATCTTTTTGCATTTGATAGGAAATTTTCGTGAAATCTGGATGAGTCATAGAATGTCCGCCAATAGAATAACCATGTGATTTTACATATTGAACGGAATCAGGATGTTTCTTCACATTACTTCCTATGAAGAAGAATGTACCGCCAACTTGGTTCTCCATTAATATATCTGTAATCTTATTTGAAAATTTTGAAGGGCCATCATCGAAAGTTAAGGCAACTTTCCCCTTAGGAATACTATAGGTAACCATATCTTCTAGTTTGACAAATGGAGAAATTACTTCTTCTTGGTCAAAGTCATTTGCTGATTCAGTTTCATCTTCGTAATTGCTAATAGCAAGTAGATTTTCTTCTTGAGCTATTACTATTGCCTTTCCAGTTGCTTCTCCCTTTTTAAGAAGAGAAGTGCATAATATAATAATGAATACAGTACTTACCAAAGCAATAATTTTCCAAGAAAGTTTTCGATTAAATCGATTAGAACTT
The nucleotide sequence above comes from Psychrobacillus glaciei. Encoded proteins:
- a CDS encoding FeoA family protein — encoded protein: MLLTEIHKGERVRITNTDQMNELVQRRLLDLGIMQGSVIMIKRILPLGGPIAIEAKGQLIGIRRREAKMIRVESI
- a CDS encoding response regulator transcription factor; the protein is MKILLAEDDHRLGKLLEHMLKRKEGYNVEWYTNGRDAFEYARDSHYDVLILDWMLPELDGISVCQKLRQNGYTGAILILTAKDNVMDRVKGLDSGADDYLTKPFEFEELFARIRVLSRRNYAPLQEDVVIFGNLTMDRIKHTLHRNGVEISLTPKEFQLLDLLIRNKGKVLTREVILDRIWGYNAEVTSNSVDAYIRLLRKKVDEEGKKTIICNIRGVGYSFET
- a CDS encoding sensor histidine kinase yields the protein MKHNVNVFSTTKKNLSQYNSRMLIVFLLLFNIVISVFLFINMYNEQKVTMIDIAKQEIKELQTDGEELSNDQNHTTGTESTNNNTQGVLLTYFLKSNNELLIIDEFSPQMRTVLLKIVENWKPVEMEVKYQEVEISKEDSVYLLIVSQNVYEHDKLKGTIYIGKDITFLRNMFIHFLFILLGISLIFFVIALVVGRVMTKRAMDPIIKTYHLQSEFIADASHELRTPLSVVKSGLDVIEYEEGNKFSAFSKSILSDLKEEIRSTTQLVSNLLFLIRSDSGEQSSFVEHFDLQELMQQILRSFHHLSETKKIKLDLQTLTPLGLLTDREKLKQLLYILMDNAMKYTPSNGKISIYYELKSDQQSEMLYIVVSDNGIGIPIEQQERIFDRFYRVDKSRSRQSGSSGLGLPIGKSIVESLNGTIEVSSSLDKGSEFTIMIPLSKNQN
- a CDS encoding COG4705 family protein, producing the protein MLKSQSAGRNMLNKVPVIITIYFWIIKIMATTVGETAADFLNDKFNLGLTITTLIMGALLLITLAFQFKATKYVPSLYWLTVVLISVVGTLGSDNLVDNLGVPLVTTTIIFSIAVLISFAFWYASEKTLSIHSIHSTKREVFYWVAILFTFALGTAAGDLIAEGLNIGYLNSAIMFAVLIGLVVIAYYRFKMNAVLAFWIAYVLTRPFGASLGDYLSQSHHAGGLGLGTMGTSLIFLITILGLVIYLTKTKIDNPVQTEG
- a CDS encoding polysaccharide deacetylase family protein, yielding MSVYQGKLLELLSIDSTPNHSFLRIRILSEDDIEFLWEIDYETAENLKTVTDLGGLHKYRLSFQSVSDSNRNKYTSFITKTYRDQSSKVHFSCSKAFVNGLHALKYNEEIPQIKNLPISPGNPDPLNFSENDDASSNRFNRKLSWKIIALVSTVFIIILCTSLLKKGEATGKAIVIAQEENLLAISNYEDETESANDFDQEEVISPFVKLEDMVTYSIPKGKVALTFDDGPSKFSNKITDILMENQVGGTFFFIGSNVKKHPDSVQYVKSHGYSIGGHSMTHPDFTKISYQMQKDELMQTNQLIEEITHEEVTLFRPPYGSKNELTIELMKESHNKIVLWNADTEDWKNQDADEIFKYIQVTKSSGSIILLHESQIVVDVLPKIIEYLKDQDLEIVTLY